DNA from Ziziphus jujuba cultivar Dongzao chromosome 2, ASM3175591v1:
CTCATAAAGCAATATAAGatcaaaaaatgataattaatttgtaatttcataACTAGTTTTAGTCGAAAAGCATCTTGTATATCTTCCATCTATAAGCACAATTGATTGGTGAACAAAAGGAATAATATTACTTAAACCAAAAGAAATGTGGTTTTGGTttcctttttctgtttttggtttttgctgTCAACCTCACGTTGATTGATGTTATTTTATCAGAATTTTTATAGGCCAAATGTCTAATGAATTGTGAGGTTTCCATTCTTCTTGAGCATAGATGCGATCAACTCAAGCATTTGTCTGATGACTCATTGAAACAACTTCCACAGTAAGGTTTTTAAACTTGTCTATATTCACCTCATCATGAACTGTGGAATGAGtctgcatatttcattttttatatctatCTTTCAGATTTTCAGTTATCTCATCTCAGATTCTCATATTTTAGAATCTGATTTCCTGTTCAGAGTGTTTAAGAAAGCGCTGCAATACGTTAAACGTTTCAGCCGCTTCACTAATCAGGATGCTGTAAAGCAAGTTAGAGAGTATCCTTCATTCTTAATACAATGTTCTTATagctttattttaaattttctgcaaatttttctttcataaaatgTTGGCATAGTTCCGGGACTAGCTTCCTACCTGGTCCTGAGTTTCAATTTGATTATGCTGTTAGCATACAATTGCCTTTGGTTTGGTTAAGCTGTCATTTATTTAGTCACTAATTGTGTATAGCTTGTGGTTGTGGTCTCTATAGCAAGAACTCTGGTTTGTGGTTTTGTATCAAATGCTTGACAATTAAGAGAACCTTTCTTAAAGAGAAATCACATAGGATGAGTAGCAAAAGTTgttcaaataaattcttttttttttttttttttttttttttggtccttctTTTGTAGACTTGGGTTATATACACTTGCAAAAAAGTTGTGTAATCAGCTTTTTATTACTTAACCATATGGCAGAGTCCTTAGTAGATACCAATTGGCTGAATATGAGGTACTTTTTCTCATCACTGAAATATGGAATTATAAGAtatcttttttatattgaaatgatAATAAGCTTAACTAGTACCCAATATTTATCATACTTTACAGCTTGCTGTGCTTGGAAATCTTTGCCCGGAAACTGTAGAGGAAGCTAATGCCGTTGTGCCTTCTCTAAAGGTAAATCAAGTGCCTTATGATTATGAATCTTCTTTTGGTGCCTTTGGTCTTCATGAACAAAAACTTAAGTTGAAAATCTTATCTACCTACTCCATactgtttcatatatatatatacatatataaaccaATTTGGATTTCTTAAATTTGCAGACGAAAGGAAGAAGCCACGACGACGAAGCAATAGAGAAATTGTTGAATGACCTACTAATGGTAAAGAAATTTGAGTGAGTTTCTCAGAGTTTTCTTTTACTTCAAGATGAATAAAACATATCTGGTTGTGGTAGACTCTATATCTTTTGCCTCAATCCTTTGCCAACAAGATACTAACGTTGAACACAAAGTACTTCAGCTGGTTGTTGTACCCAAATTTCAACTTTATCCTTATTTCCTTTTTAACATGAAGTTCATATTTCCTTAAGCAAATAGCATTACCCTTTGAGATCAAATTATGTCAAATTAACAAAttgtataatgaataaatagaaAAGGGCAATATTagttcacttttttttcttttttcttttttttttttaagagattaaacGGAATCCAATTTGACAAAAATGGGAAATTTCAAGAGCTCATATGAAAATGAAAGTGTAATATACTCATACCCACAAAACATGGGCCTCGCGATATGGGCTCTAGGCCTTTCATTTTGACGGGCCCAAACAATGAAATTACCATTTTTGGCCCAGATGTAATTATCCTCAAATATTTGGGTTTGTAGCACTTGAAGCAAGGGTGCAACCCAAACCATTTGTGGTGAAGTTGGTGCTCTGAAATTGATGGGACTGACCCATCAAAACTGGTAGGCTCCTGGCTACCTTGAAATTGGTTGGTTTGTTTATTATGTCAGGGTCTAAGTCACTCAAAATGAATCTTAAATTGCAACAACTCATGTGGATGTTTATTATACTTTTCATACCTATTTAAacagaagttttttttttttaaataattaatgagCAGTTATgttatttgcttttatttatttctaatataCTCAAACATATAAAATAGATGAGTAAAGCAATTAAAAAGTAACCTAACAATAGCATATGTACATAggagttgaaaaagaaaaagaaaactaacaACATCGAAAGCAAAGATAGTTCCATTGCCTTTTAAGATCTTCAATTTCTTGGATAGCCCCTTTGCCTTCTCCTTTTGCATTGCATCTTAATCAACCATCCATGCTTCCTCACAATCACAATGTCATCAGGAACTACTCCAACAACAAGCCCATTTATGTATCCTATCAACACAATTTTCCACTCCAATTTGAATAAAGACTCTGAATCATTATTTTCTACCAAGATTGAATGTGACTGTGACACAAACTCTAAATCATTACATTTCTTAAACAACAGATCACCACACAATTGGGGGTTTCTCTCAAATGAACTACTCTCAAAACATGTTAAATCGGTTCCCTTGGCGTATAAGCCCTATAAGCTTGTGACGATATACATTGAAGCATTCAAGGACCACAAGTTGCTTTAGTTGTTGAGGGATCTACCCCAAAAGATTGTTTTGAGAACGTCTAATGATTCAAGCACTAATGGATTCCCAAAAGATGATGGGATGAAGCCAGTGAGCATATTGTTTGAAAGCTTTAACAAAATAGAGAACCTTTAAGTTCTCAAATTGATCAGAAATCTCTCCTTCAAGTCAATTGCTTGACATATCAATAAAACGCAAAGTTATTTTGGATGGCTCCATAGTGTCTCTACCGCTTTAGATGTTATTGTGATTGCATAACGattttcaatttggtatcaACTATTCCTTAAAAGACTAAATTTCAACATCAcactcaaatatgtaaaatgatTGGGGTCAATAGCCTTCATAACATACTATCACAAAATGTAATGAAATGGCAACTCACTTGTGAAATTAAACAAGTATGAAATTTCCAGCGGAATTTGACCCCAAGACACAGAATAAGAAAGGTTGAGATAAGTTAGGCCGAAAAGTTTCCCAATTGCAACAGGAATTTAAGAGATTGAAAAGGGTGCTATTAGAGTTGATAGAACCAAATAAACAACTACTACTAAGATCAAGACCTATAACATTACTAGTCTCCTCATCATACTAGACTCCATCCCAAGAGCAGAAATTGTTTGCATGTTAGAGTAATGacacttttgttgctgtcattagtttctttttgatatttagttgctttatattcagctttttgCTACAAACACTGTTGTATTAGATAGCCAAAGCATGGCTTGACTTTTGACAGTATGATTACTACAGTGTtaggtgaaaattaggtggATTACTAGGGTAAGTTTGTGTTTATATGTTTTCTATCCATGAATGAATGCAAAGCAGTTTTCACACTAGATTAAGCTacatttttcctcttttcattttctctgttttttttttgttttaaatcctacaaaatggtatcagagcatccTTGATCTTAGAGGGGCTGGGAATGAAATAGCAACAAAAATACAGAACCTTCTTTTtaccttttcttcctttttaaatggcttcaactcatttttctACTCTATCACCTCCTATATTTTCTGGGAAAAATTATGTCATGTGGTCTATAAAGATGGAGGCTTAGCTTTAAGCTTTTGACCTATGGAAAATTGTGGAAACTAATAGAGATCCGTCTCCTTTAAAAGCAAATCCTACTGTTGCACAAATAAAGCAATATCCTGAGGAAGCTACTAAAAAGTTAAAGGCTTTATCTGCTTTACATGCTGGTGTTTCAGATGTGATGTTCATCAAAATTATGGCTTGCACTACAGCTAAAAAGGTTTGGGACAAGTTGAAAGAAGAGTTCTAAGGAAGTAAAAGAACAAGACAGATGTAGATATTGAATTTAAGAAAAGAGTTTAAGACTTTAAGAATGGAGGTTTGAGTTAGCGAAAGACCTCATAGACAGACTCATGGAGGTAGTAAACCAGATTAAAATTCTTGGAGAGGAGCTAAGTAATAGAAGAGTGGTAGAGAAAGTGTTGATTAGCTTGTTAGAGAAGTTTAAAGCAAAGATCTCATCCTTGGAGGAGTTAAAATACCTGAATTAGATTTCTTTGTCAGAGCTTGTTAATGATTTACAAGCAACTAAACAAAGAAGATCTATAAGACAAGAACAGACCTTAAAAAGTGTTTTCCTAGAATTTCAAAAGGGCAAAGCTACAGcaaacaatgacaaaatgaagcagcaaggtggaggaagtaatAACAAAGAAAGACATGGTGCTAGTACAAACAAAGATGATgaaagaaagaggtttgtaaAGTGTtctcattgcaaaaaggacaaCCATTCTGAGAAATATTGTTGGTTTAGGCCTAATGTTCAACGTAAAGCTTGCAAACAACTTGGacatattgaaaaagtttgcaaaaacaaaggaggACTAGTACAACAAGCACCCCAGGTACAGGTTGCTGATAAAGCATAGCAAAATGAGGAAAGGTTATTTGTTGCCATATGTTATGCAAAAAACTACAGCAAAGAATCTTGGTTGGTGGATAATGGCTACAATCAACATATGACTCATAATGCTGATCTCTTCAAGAGCTTGGATAGAAGCTTTATTTCCAAAGTTTAAATAGGAAATGGAGCTTTTATTCAAGTTCAAAGCGAAGGAGATGTAACTGTGGAAATTTCAATAAGTAttaaactcatttcaaatgcACTATATGCACctgaaattaatcaaagcttgtTGAGCATGGaacaaatgcttaaaaatagatattctttgaattttcaagataagtcttgcacaatatataatcaacatggaagtgaaattctaaatgttggaataaaagataaaagctttGTAGTAGAGTGGAATAAGAAAGGAAACAATGTTTTTTTATGCCAAATCTAGTAACGAATCTAAGTtgtggcataaaaggcttggtcatTTTCATTATGACTCTTTAAATCTAatgcatggaaaaaaaattggtaGAGAATATACCTGTTGTTAGCAAAAATCAGGAAATGTGTGAATTTTGTCAGCTCAGTAAACAACAAAAGTTGCCATTTCCTTCAAAAAGTACTTGGAGAGCTTCTAAAAAGCTTCAATTGATTCATAGTGATGTCTATGAACCTATGAATGAGAATTCTATCAATGATAGCAGATATCTTCTCACTTTCATATACGATTTTTCTAGAATGTGCTGGGTGTACTCtctgaaacaaaaatatgaagttGTTGAGATATTCACTAGCTTTAAAGctatggttgaaaatcaaacaaaGCGTAGCATCAAGGTGATAAGATTTGATAATGAGAATGAATATACAATTCAAAAGTTTGAGCTGCAATGCAAAGAAGATGAAATTCAACATTAGCTGACTTCTCCCCATACCCCTCAGCAAAATGGGGTTAGTGAGAGGAAGAACATGACTATTATGGAGATGTATAAGTGTTTGTTATTTGAGAAGCAATTACCAAGAAGTTTTGGGTTGAAGCAGTGAATACTACAGTATATTTGCTAAATAGACTACCAACAAAAGCATTGGAGTTCAAAACTCCATATGAGGTGTGGTATGGAATCAAACCTACTGTGgagcatttaaaaatatttgggaGCATTTATTATACACATATTCCTGAAATTAAAACAGACAAGTTGGATCAAAAAGCTGATATAGGAATGTTTGTTGGTTATAGCAGTAACACAAAAGAATACAAAGTGTATCATTTGAAGACTAACAAGCTGATTGTTTGTAGGAATGGTAAACTTGATGAAACTGCTGTTTGGAATTGGGAAAAGAGTCAAGTTCAGGCTTTAGAAAAGAATTTTATCCAAGAATATGCTAAATTCAGAGGAGGCTGATTCAGATGATAAAAATACTATTggaatccgaggtacaagatccTTGATTGATGTATATGAGATATGCAACCTAGCATTGGGTGAtcgaaattattttttatgatgcaAATCAGGTTGAGACATGGAGAAAGGCCATGAAAACTGAAATCAGCATGATAAACGAAAATAAGACTGAGGAACTGGTGAACAACCCCTCAAGGCAAAAAGGTAATTGaagtgaagtggatctttagaacAAAACTCAATGCAGATGGTACAATAAACAAGCATCAGACAAGGTTGGTAGTTAAGGGTTATGTGCAGAAACCAGGCATTGattatggatatatatttacacCAGTTGCAAGGCATGAAACAATCAGATTGCTACTAGCTCTTGTTGCTAAAAAATGTTGAAAAGTATACCATTTAGATGAGAAATCTACATTTCTCAATGGTTACTTGCAAAAAGAAGTGTATGTTGAACAACCTGAAGGCCTTGTTGTTCAAGGGAAGGAAGACAAAGTTTATAAGCTGCATAAGGTATTTATGGCTTGAAACAAGCTCCTAGAGTTTGGTATAGCAAAATTGACTCACACCTTATGGAAAAGGGTtttaaaagaagtaaaaatgagCCTACTTTATACGTAAAGTCAGgttcaaatgataaaaaattaattgtttctCTATATATTAATGACTTGTTTGTTACAGAAGGAGATTCACAAAGTGTGTTGGAGTTTAAATTTGAAATGCAAAAGGTGTTTGAAATGTCAGATTTGGGATTGAGGAACTATTTTCTTAGCATGTAAATATGTCAATCTATTCATGGCATTTTCTTATCCCAAAAGAAGTATGCTATGGAACTACtcaaaaaatttgatatggaaTAGTGTAATCCAGTTGATACTCCAATGGTTCACAATCATAAGTTTGAACTCGAAGATGGTGCTACCAACATTGAAGTTTCAGTTTATAGAAGCCTTATTGGAAGTTTGCTATATTTATGTGCTTTTAGACCTTACATTATGTTTTCTGTGAGTTTGCTTTCTAGATTTATGCATGCTTCATCACAGATGCATTATTCTGCAGCTAAAAGAGTACTAAAATACATTAGAGGTTCTATAGATTATGGTGTCTGGTTTTTGAAGTAAAAAGAAGGCAAGTCAATAGGCTATGTTGATAGTAATTGGGCTAGCAGGATAGAGGATTCAAAGAGTACTTTAGGGTACTTATTTTCTCTTagttcaatttcatttttatggaGCTCACAAAAAACAAGATTCAGTGACTCAATCCATAGCTGCAGCTGAATATATTACTGCTGCAACTGCTTCGAATCAAGCTTTATGGCTAAAAAAGTTGTTTGTGGATTTGATGGAAAGGCAAGAAGAAGTTACCATTATATACTGTGGCAACAAGTTTGCAATTTCCATTACAGAAAATCCAAGTCAACATCGAAAAACAAAGCATATTCCAGTCAAATACCATGTTGTAGGGGAAGCTGAAAGAAAATGGTGAAGTGCGGCTGGTTCATTGCAGATCTTGAGGTCAAGCTTActgatattttgacaaaaacaTTACCAAGAAACaggtttgaaacattaagaGATGATCTTAGTATTTCCAACAAAAGTATCAAAGAGAAATGTTAGAGTAATGACAATTTTGTTGCTGtcattagtttatttttaatatttagttggtttatatttagttttttgctaaaaacactgttgtattaggtagTTAAAGTatagattggattttggcagtatgcagtgatgaaaatatcggtATCGACAGAAATGTCGAGGGTATGATTTCATagaaatatcaatgaaaatgtCGATATTGATAGAAATGTCAATAAAATTacgaaaattataaatatttaatttatattatagatttttacatataagataattaatatagtaaaataatgtaaaaaaaatacaataataataatacaatgataataaaatagatcataaatattaaaaattattatacgtAAAGAAAATACAATTTGTTAGCATCAAAGTATAGAAAATTCTttgataaattcaaatataaacaataaatgTCAACTATACAaacattttatcttaattatacTAAGTGGATTATCCaacaagtatatatttttttaattaaaataaaaatgaatatttttcaattatattacaGAAATATTTGttagcaaaaaaattatattggagaaatatttcctgctttttttacaacaaaaactagattaaaaaaatagatggaaatataaaaggaaaaaaaaagtatgagaaaaagaaaaacaattttccttatcaaaatttttatcttgtttggatgttaataaaaacacaaacaaacatttttttctcttattttcaatttttttaaataaaaatttgtttcacttctttttttaaatttaatttcctataaaaacaaattattttttctcttttatttaaattttaaaattaattttgggatcaCAGCCTCCTAGaaatcccaattttttttttatattttagaaaaaaaagaaaaaagaaaaaagatatacagaattaaaaatatatataagaaaaaaaaaaaaaaaaagtacaggaAAGCAGTGTCTTTTGGAAGCCCAATTTTTGGCCGTCCCATTGTCGGATCCAAGCGGCTTCATTTACTCCCTCATCGACATGATCAAAACCCCCAATTCGCCTACGAGATCCATCAAGGATGCTCTCAACGCCCTCTTCAGAATCGCCCTCTACCCTCTGAATCGGAGCTTGCTGATCGAGCTCGGAGCTGTTCCGCCGCTGTTCTCACTCGTTGTGAAGGATGGCAGGGTCGGGATCGTTGAGGATGCGACGGCCGTGGTGGCTCAGATCGCTGGGTGCGAGGAGAGAGAGGAGGCGTTCTTGAAGGCTAAAAGTGTTGGGCTGTGGCGGATTTGCTGGACCCTTCAACGGGTTCGAGCTTGAGGAGGAAGGAGAATGCAGTTTCTGGGCTTCTGAATTTGGGGAGGTGTGGAGGAGAGAAGGTTGGGAAGGAGGTGAGAGAGGTGGGTTTAAAAGTTGAGGATGGGATTGTGGACGTTGCTGAGAATGGAAGTTCCAAAGGGAAAGGAAAGACTGTGGCTTtgttgaagagagagagagagagatcaaaaTTTCTTTCCCACTCTGTCGTTATCGAGCAACGCCGAAATCCGATATTGTCCCCGACATTTCGCTGAAGTCGGCGACATTTTCTTCACTGGCAGTATGATTACTGCAGTGTTAGATGAAAATTAGGTCGATTACTGTGGCAAGTTTGTGTTTATATGTTTTCTGTCCATGAATGAATGCAGAGCAGTTTTCACACCAAATTAAGctccatttttcctctttttcatttttgctgtctttttgttttaaatcctACATTGCATTTACTCCTTGAGGTTTCCATTGTAAAACCTTGGGATAACTGAATTCGTAAGCAGAAGCAGACTTGCTACTGAGAATGCTTTTCTTGAATGCTGCAAGGCAAATCTCTCATCATCATGGCGAGATGGCTGAAAAGAAGTAGAAGATTCAGCAACCACATCTCCAACAACTAATGTTTCATgaacaaggaaaaaaacaacaatgatAACCCCataatgcttttatttatttatttatttatttatttattttctctcttaCTTAAGTATTGAGGTTCAAGTAATTAAAGAGCTTCTTATATAGAGGAGCATGGAAGCTTCCTATATTTATACAGTctaatcaataaaaattatacaattataTCCTTTTGAAACTTTGAGCAAAATATGATCTCCttcctttaattaaaaaataaaaataaaataagagagaCAAATTATCCATAAATTAAATTGAgcgtttttgttatattttaaaatgagttTGGCGTTTCACCGTTGGCTGGGACAATATATGAACTTGTAATCTGGCCCAGTGAATAATTTCTCATGAAATGAAcacttaatattttttagttcaGCTCATTACAAATAGTCAATACTAGTAAGTCATCACTGAAGGCTACTATTAGTAGTAAACCATCGGGAagtttaaaatatccaaaattttgtggaaatttttattttttaaaaaaatcgaaataaaataaatttttttaattttttattaatatttgatattttttaatatttttataaaaattttgttattttaaatttttaatatttttgtcgataacgatttttttttgaatcttttctatttctatttattgTTTACAAAAATAGTCATTACTAGTCGAGTCATCTCTGGAGGCTACAAAATGCCACTACATTTATATGTCCTATTAAGAATTCaaccaaattaattataaaaaaaatatattttaaccaTTTTATGAACTATTGAGACTTTAACCAATTTAATACTACCAGAACAAAAAGACTTTAACCAATTTAATATCTCCTCCCAAAACACagaaacaattaaaaaagaaatagatacaAAGACTGACAGAGACTTACCTCCAAAGACTTCACCGTCCAACCATGTTTCGGTCTTCCATTTTGGATAGGATAGAATAGAAGTGTTTCATTGATTGGCAAAGGATTTAATGATGAGATCTTGCAGTTCCTTATAATATTGCACCAGAGTATCCAGCTTTTACCATATCAAAGGCCAACAATACTTAAGTATATAAGAAAGAATACAAGCTCTTGTTTGGAAGAGTGATATGGCTTCCAAAGTGAACCAAGAATATTCCTGAAACTCAATGAAAACAGTGATAAAACTATGATAATTAACCACTAATTTGATAACggttatgtttttggttttccgTTTGTGGTTCTCGCTTGATAGAATTTATCAAAGCAACATTTCCAAATGGTTGGTTTAGTATAATGCTTAAGAACTTACAATTTCACAGCCAATTCGTTTATGTGATACTGACTTTGAGCAGACTGAATCATGGAAACTCAATCCACTTTTGGGCTTCagcacaggaaaaaaaaaaaaaaaaaatggaaactttctGGCTTACAAATTCCTGCTAGTATAAGATATCCCTTTTGCACATTGCAAACTGATCAAAGAACTAATAGTGACAATCCCATGAAAATTAAGGTTCATTGGAAGAGATGCATCAAAACTTCCACAAGTCATTGTTTGTAAGTTTTGCAATAAAGAATGTAAATATTAAAGGCTTTACTTTGTTGACTTGAAGTGTACGTATATATACAGGAAAGCTGACCACACCATCCCCCTATTCATCCTTATCTAAAGCTAATACCAATATCACTATAGCTAACATCAATATAGGATAGGTTGTTTATCTAACCGAATTACAATTGTGTTACCCCTTTGGTATTATCTAGTGACACACCAGGTTGGATAATTGTTGATCTATCATTGTTCATCAAAGTCTGTAAACTATAAACGTCTGTAGTAAGCAAATCTATGAATAAGAATTCCTTATTGGTAGAATTAAGCAGAATATTTTTCTTATCTTGGATGCCTTCTAATCAGTGTTGGTATATTATGATAATTAAACATACAACATGGAATATATTATGCCTCTTGTCAATTAATAAACCTCTCTGTTTCTTGCCTTTAGTCAACAAAAAAGAAGTGTAGCTTGGCTTCCATTGCATTAACATACTTCCCtttatttttgctatttttgtgGGTTTTGATCAAGTCCtacgaaaattttcaaaatattgaaataataaattaaagctaTGGTTATATTCTACCAGGTTTAGTCAATTCCAAGCCATTATCATTTTCACCTAGGGAAATTCATAGTTAGTACATACAATTCAAAGAAGATGAAGCATATCAAATTCCAAGCAGTAGATAACATGATATTTAAGAtagaacaaaagaaaacaagcatAGCAGCTCACTTATGTTTATGTACAACAGCAGagatagttgaaaataaaaagtaggacaacaaaaaaaaaaaaaaaacaaaaaaacaaaaaaaaaaaaaaaaggtctggaCTAAGTTTACAACAACATCATATGTACATAGGATCTTTGaccaatatacatacatatatatatatatatatatacatatatatttgtacataggagttgaaaaagaaaaagaaaaccaacaacATACAATGCAGAGATAGTTCCATAGCCTTGGAAGttcttcaatttctttgatGTCTTCTTCGCCTTCTCCTTTTGCATTGCAATTTAAACAATATTCATGCCTCCTCATGATCACAATGTCATCAAGAGCTACTCCAGCAACCAGCACTCTAATGAATCCTATCAACAAATTTCcaatctaattttaataaagACTTTGAATCATCATTTTCTGCAAAAACTGAAGGAGGCAGTGACGAGGCCTCTGTATCACCACATTTCTTAAACAATGGATCTCCACACAATCCTGGGTTTCCCTCAAATGAACTGCTCTCAAATCAAAAATTCTACAGGTCATTGCTCATCAATGTTGGTAAACTGTAAACATATATGTGCTATCAAACATCATAAATGAGAATTCATCATTGGCAGAATACTGTTGCTTATCATGCTTTCTAGTCAAAGTTGGTATAATATGCTAATTAACATGGAATACATATTTCCTCTTGTCAATTAATCAACCTCTCTGTTTCTTGCCTCAACTCTGTTTtctttagagaaagaaattttgCTTGGCCGCCATTGCATTAATAGATATTTTGTGGGTTCTATGCAAGTCTTatgagaattttttaaaatattgaaataatagaTTAAAGCTACAGTTTTATTCTACCAGGTTTAGTCAATTGTTagccatttttattttcatctcaAGAGATGCATAGTTAGTACATGAAATTACAAGAAGGTTGAAGAAACCATATTTCGAGCAGTAGATAGCATAATGTtgtagaagaaaagaaaacaagcatAGCAGCTCACTTGTTTATGTACAACAACAGAAATggttgaaaatgaaaagaagtcGAAATAAAAAAGCTAGACAAAGTTTACAGCAACAGAATATATACATGggagttgaaaaagaaaaacaaacctaACAACAACCAGGCCAGAGCAGAGATAGTTCCTCATCCATGTAAGCTCTTCAGTTTCTTGAATAGCTCCTTCGCCTTCTCCTTTTGCATTGCATCTTAACCAACCATCCatgcctccttattatcacaaTGTCGGCAAGAACCACTCCAACAACTAGCCCACTTATGTATCCTATTAACACAAATTTCCAATCCAATTTGAATACAGATTCTGAAtcatcattttcttcaaaaactgAAGGAGGCGGTGATGAGGTCTCTAAATCACCACATTTCTTAGACAATGGATCACCACACAATCCTGGGTTTCCCTCAAACGAACTGCTGTCAAATGCACTGAATTGTTTCCCTTGAGGTATAGGCCCTGTAAGCATGTTATGCGATACATTGAAGCTTCCAAGGAATCCAAGTTGCTTGAGCTGTTGAGGAATCTCTCCGGAAAGATTGTTTTGAGAAAGGTCCAATGATTCGAGTTCCGTTAAATTCCCCAAAGAAGATGGGATGCAACCAGTGAGCATGTTGTTCGAGAGATTTAAGGAGTGAAGGGACATTAGATTCCCAAAAAGTATAGAAATCTCTCCTTCAAATTTATTGCTTGACATATCAATAAAAGCAAAGATAGCTTGGATGGCTCCATAGTATCTATTGACCCCTTTGGTTGTAATTCTGATTGCATAACGAGTTACAACTTCATAGCGATAAGTGTTTGAAATAGTAATATTCAACAGCACACTCAAATACATAAAAGGATCGGGATCGATGGCCTTCATGACATTCCAACTAGAAACGTA
Protein-coding regions in this window:
- the LOC107419738 gene encoding DNA-directed RNA polymerase II subunit 4 isoform X2 translates to MNCEVSILLEHRCDQLKHLSDDSLKQLPQVFKKALQYVKRFSRFTNQDAVKQVREVLSRYQLAEYELAVLGNLCPETVEEANAVVPYLVVVDSISFASILCQQDTNVEHKVLQLVVVPKFQLYPYFLFNMKFIFP
- the LOC107419738 gene encoding DNA-directed RNA polymerase II subunit 4 isoform X1, which encodes MNCEVSILLEHRCDQLKHLSDDSLKQLPQVFKKALQYVKRFSRFTNQDAVKQVREVLSRYQLAEYELAVLGNLCPETVEEANAVVPSLKTKGRSHDDEAIEKLLNDLLMVKKFE